From a region of the Marinomonas mediterranea MMB-1 genome:
- a CDS encoding AraC family transcriptional regulator — protein sequence MMSSATNGFSSSNRLHIKSEHKSRSIPASTDLLGEALYQLRLDGSLYCQSELTAPWGIQMPEFEGNMMFHIVTHGECLLKVEGAAEVLLKAGSFVLLPHGKGHCILSPDASEVVPLFDIEVEQLNERYEIMKHGEGGALTRLTCGVVSFNHVIGARLLSQLPSIIHLEEMSLAQNVWLQSTLSFIAAEAEQAKVGGETIMSHLADILVIQAIRHWIIGSKEAEQGWLGALRDPKIGKALKAVHRSPAEPWSVESLASEAGMSRSGFSARFTQVVGVSVKQYLTEWRMNIAKSKLKNTAITLGELSESLGYQSEAAFSRAYKRIMGVSPIRHNH from the coding sequence ATGATGAGTTCAGCTACTAATGGTTTTTCGTCCTCGAATCGCCTTCATATAAAGTCAGAACATAAGAGTCGCAGTATACCTGCGTCGACTGATTTGTTGGGCGAAGCTCTCTATCAACTGCGACTCGATGGCAGTTTGTATTGCCAGTCTGAGTTAACCGCACCTTGGGGGATTCAAATGCCTGAGTTTGAGGGCAACATGATGTTCCATATCGTTACCCATGGCGAATGTTTGCTTAAGGTGGAAGGCGCTGCAGAAGTCTTACTCAAAGCGGGTAGTTTTGTCTTGCTACCACACGGAAAAGGGCATTGCATTCTATCACCTGACGCGTCTGAGGTTGTTCCCTTGTTTGACATTGAGGTCGAGCAACTTAATGAACGTTATGAAATTATGAAACATGGTGAAGGAGGGGCGTTAACACGATTGACCTGTGGTGTGGTAAGTTTTAACCATGTTATCGGTGCTCGGTTGTTGTCTCAATTACCGTCTATTATTCATTTGGAAGAGATGAGTTTGGCGCAAAACGTTTGGTTGCAGAGTACGCTTTCTTTTATTGCGGCTGAGGCTGAGCAGGCAAAGGTGGGAGGCGAAACGATTATGTCTCATTTAGCCGATATTCTTGTTATTCAGGCGATCAGACATTGGATCATAGGATCTAAAGAGGCCGAACAAGGCTGGTTAGGAGCACTACGTGACCCAAAAATTGGTAAAGCACTTAAGGCTGTACATCGATCTCCCGCTGAGCCTTGGTCTGTCGAATCTTTAGCGAGTGAGGCTGGGATGTCTCGTTCGGGCTTTTCCGCTCGATTTACTCAGGTTGTCGGTGTGTCGGTAAAGCAATATCTCACTGAGTGGCGAATGAATATTGCAAAATCAAAGTTAAAGAACACCGCGATCACATTAGGGGAGCTATCTGAGTCGTTGGGTTATCAGTCTGAAGCGGCGTTTTCTCGTGCTTATAAGCGTATTATGGGCGTATCTCCGATACGACATAATCACTAG
- a CDS encoding IS30 family transposase: MNYQQLTEGKRYQISALLEQKMSVPNIANAIKCHKATVYRELKRNRQAKRYCPKEAHTLCLTRRKRSAKYRIPTKTINYIRTLIEFDWSPEQVFNVLRLCGVPVSHEWIYQYIHDDKRLKGTLYRHLRQGHKRYRKGKRTKDDVIKNAVSIEERPDIVDTRKRFGDWEIDTVLGKSGTGLIVTLLERTTHFYLIKKVNSKSAIDVTQATIELLMPFKDHVHTITADNGREFAHHATIEEALDTKVYFAHPYSSWERGANENSNGLLRQYVRKGTDLREIEDGVIHWAMTRINYRPRKCLEFKQPAVVFKEMCLAA, encoded by the coding sequence ATGAATTATCAGCAGTTGACCGAAGGGAAACGATACCAGATTTCCGCTCTTTTAGAACAAAAAATGTCAGTGCCCAATATAGCCAATGCCATTAAGTGTCATAAAGCCACGGTTTATCGTGAATTAAAGCGTAACAGGCAAGCAAAACGCTATTGCCCTAAGGAAGCACACACTCTTTGTCTAACAAGACGAAAGAGGTCTGCAAAGTATCGAATACCAACAAAAACGATCAATTATATACGGACTCTTATTGAGTTTGACTGGAGTCCAGAGCAAGTCTTTAATGTATTGAGGCTATGTGGCGTTCCAGTCAGTCATGAGTGGATTTATCAGTACATTCATGATGATAAAAGGCTCAAAGGAACACTTTACCGACACTTAAGACAGGGTCATAAGCGCTATCGGAAAGGCAAACGAACAAAAGATGACGTCATAAAGAACGCTGTATCCATAGAAGAGCGTCCTGATATTGTCGATACGCGAAAACGTTTTGGGGATTGGGAGATAGACACGGTTTTAGGTAAAAGTGGAACAGGCTTGATTGTCACTCTACTTGAGCGAACGACGCATTTTTACTTGATAAAGAAAGTGAATTCAAAATCTGCCATAGATGTTACCCAAGCGACAATAGAGTTGTTAATGCCCTTTAAAGATCACGTGCATACGATTACAGCAGATAACGGTAGAGAGTTTGCTCATCATGCGACGATTGAAGAAGCGCTGGATACAAAAGTCTATTTTGCCCACCCTTATAGTTCTTGGGAGCGTGGCGCGAACGAAAACAGTAACGGCCTTTTAAGGCAATATGTGCGGAAAGGAACAGATTTAAGAGAGATTGAAGATGGCGTCATTCACTGGGCGATGACACGTATCAATTATCGTCCAAGAAAGTGTTTAGAGTTCAAGCAGCCAGCAGTCGTATTTAAAGAGATGTGCTTAGCGGCTTGA
- a CDS encoding methyltransferase family protein, translated as MLNLKIPPVVVLLFLLSFMYLANQNLINQANDVTRGAGAVILLLSVVVAASAVMTFRRHKTTVNPHKIENASALVTSGVFKFSRNPMYLAMALVLFGISVCFGVLVVGVVTTAVFILYITQFQIKPEERMLQRKFGSEYKDYCNTVRRWI; from the coding sequence ATGTTAAATCTAAAAATTCCACCCGTGGTTGTGTTACTGTTTTTATTGAGTTTTATGTATCTCGCCAATCAAAATCTTATTAATCAAGCAAATGATGTCACCCGTGGGGCAGGTGCGGTTATACTTTTGCTGAGTGTTGTAGTAGCCGCAAGTGCTGTAATGACATTTAGGCGTCATAAAACAACCGTTAATCCACATAAAATTGAAAATGCGAGCGCACTGGTTACTTCTGGTGTGTTTAAGTTTTCTCGTAATCCTATGTATCTGGCAATGGCGCTTGTTTTATTTGGCATCAGTGTGTGTTTTGGTGTGCTGGTGGTTGGTGTGGTGACGACCGCAGTATTTATTTTGTATATAACTCAATTTCAAATAAAACCAGAAGAACGAATGCTCCAGAGAAAGTTCGGAAGCGAGTATAAAGACTATTGCAATACAGTAAGACGGTGGATCTAA
- a CDS encoding SDR family NAD(P)-dependent oxidoreductase, whose translation MTNIKNQVLILGITGGIGSEVARQLLEQNWNVIALHRSPELVSKEINLKTKHIIWIKGDAMNSEDVLRAAEGCCVIVHAVNPPGYKKWEKFVIPMIKNSINAAKKQRATVVFPGSIYNYGPDVLPNDVLPNISESTPQHPITKKGSLRAEMEQELKRFANDGGSVILIRAGDFYGPYAKNNWFSQGLINPNKAVKSIYNPSSKNVGHQWAYLPDVAQTMISMIKKRHELEPYAVYHMKGIWDPDGTLMVNTIQKIIHEKSGKKPKIAPFPWWLVWLAALFNTTAKELLEMKYLWAQPIKMENNKLRKKLGEEPHTPIEIAVEKTLRSLGALND comes from the coding sequence ATGACCAACATAAAAAACCAAGTACTTATACTAGGTATAACAGGCGGCATCGGAAGCGAAGTCGCTCGGCAATTATTAGAGCAAAACTGGAACGTAATCGCGCTACACCGTTCACCAGAACTCGTTTCTAAAGAAATAAATCTCAAAACAAAACACATCATCTGGATTAAAGGCGATGCAATGAATTCTGAAGATGTTTTAAGAGCCGCAGAAGGATGTTGTGTTATCGTCCATGCAGTCAATCCACCGGGTTATAAAAAGTGGGAAAAATTCGTCATTCCTATGATAAAAAACAGTATAAATGCGGCCAAAAAACAGCGAGCCACCGTCGTATTTCCTGGCTCAATATACAACTACGGTCCGGATGTGTTACCCAATGATGTGTTGCCCAATATTTCTGAATCAACACCTCAACATCCGATAACAAAAAAAGGATCGCTTAGAGCAGAGATGGAACAGGAATTAAAACGCTTTGCAAATGACGGCGGAAGCGTCATCCTAATCCGAGCGGGCGATTTTTATGGCCCTTATGCCAAAAATAACTGGTTTTCACAAGGACTGATCAATCCCAATAAAGCCGTTAAATCCATTTACAATCCCAGCAGTAAAAATGTGGGTCATCAATGGGCCTACTTGCCAGATGTCGCTCAAACAATGATATCTATGATCAAAAAGCGACATGAACTTGAGCCATATGCCGTCTATCACATGAAAGGTATTTGGGATCCAGATGGCACACTTATGGTTAATACAATTCAAAAAATTATTCATGAAAAATCAGGAAAAAAACCAAAAATTGCACCTTTTCCATGGTGGCTTGTTTGGTTAGCAGCTCTCTTTAACACCACGGCAAAAGAACTCTTGGAAATGAAATACTTATGGGCGCAACCAATCAAAATGGAAAATAACAAACTTAGAAAGAAATTAGGAGAAGAACCTCACACTCCCATTGAAATTGCGGTCGAAAAGACCCTGAGAAGTCTCGGAGCGCTAAACGATTAA
- a CDS encoding LysR family transcriptional regulator, producing MKKRIGWELYRSFLAVLQEGSLSAAARATGSTQPTLGRHIDELETHVGYSLFIRTQSGLVPTERAVSLEKLALDMSHLAQTFERVALSNEDGIINGTVRLTTSDIVGVEVLPAVLSEFQKDNPKIEIELVLSDMPQDLLNREADIAVRMFRPKQSQLIARKVGTCKFGFCASKRYIENHALPKTAEELRQHPLIGYDKETDFIRRNTRDLGFDVDRSVFNYRADSNIVQLALIRAGLGIGICQLAVIKYDNNLIPILEGAIKLELDVWVTMHEDLRNNPLYKAVFDALVLNLKKVYPD from the coding sequence ATGAAGAAACGAATCGGTTGGGAGTTGTATCGTTCATTTTTGGCTGTTTTGCAGGAGGGCTCACTGTCTGCTGCGGCGCGTGCAACTGGATCAACCCAGCCCACTTTAGGGCGACATATTGATGAGCTAGAAACCCATGTAGGTTATTCGTTGTTTATTCGTACGCAAAGTGGATTAGTACCTACTGAGCGTGCTGTTTCTCTTGAAAAACTTGCTTTGGATATGTCGCACCTCGCACAGACCTTCGAGCGAGTAGCGCTATCAAATGAAGACGGTATTATAAACGGTACGGTGAGGCTAACAACCTCCGATATTGTAGGTGTTGAAGTATTACCTGCTGTATTAAGTGAGTTTCAAAAAGATAACCCTAAAATAGAGATTGAACTCGTGTTGTCTGATATGCCACAAGATTTATTGAATCGGGAAGCAGACATCGCGGTAAGGATGTTTAGACCAAAACAAAGCCAACTGATTGCACGAAAGGTCGGCACATGTAAGTTTGGTTTTTGTGCGAGCAAACGATATATTGAAAACCACGCGCTACCAAAAACGGCTGAAGAACTACGGCAGCATCCATTAATTGGTTATGACAAAGAAACAGACTTTATCCGACGCAATACACGTGACCTTGGTTTTGATGTCGACCGCAGTGTGTTCAATTATCGAGCTGACAGTAATATTGTTCAGCTTGCTTTAATAAGGGCTGGGCTTGGTATAGGGATTTGTCAGCTTGCCGTTATTAAATACGATAACAATTTAATACCTATACTGGAGGGGGCCATCAAATTAGAGCTTGATGTCTGGGTAACCATGCATGAAGACTTGAGGAATAACCCATTGTATAAGGCAGTGTTTGATGCCTTGGTGCTTAATCTGAAAAAGGTGTATCCAGATTAA
- a CDS encoding efflux RND transporter permease subunit → MSSDPQHRGIIPWFAGNPVAANLLMLLVIALGAISVGSLNKKSFPTLPPNGIDVSVSYDSGSAKASEESIAIPIEQKLQGVEGIKNTMSSSSASGAGVNIEVKDGYDLDEVYTSIKEEIGEMTFPSEADPASITKDTRSELAIIIQMFGDTDRRTLQKLAYDLKTDLLTDQEINSVSISGALDLIMAISVDKNKLDAYGLTLTEVSTAINAESSTAKVATLSNKDIYLTISASEQDYFKSQFASIPIKSFSNGGQLLLGEIASIKDTFDDSDFVLSRFNQKNSLALRINTIGQDDIINTVEATKKVVDKWQNSNRLPPSVELVTWNDRSTSINQRLELMVKNALTGVFLVFVLLAVFLNITVAFWVAMGLPFIFFGTLFAMGSELTGLSLNLITTFGFILALGIVVDDAVVVGESIYDVRSKDGDTLGNTIKGTMNVAVPTLFGVFTTVAAFWALSNIDGRLGQIYSQFAIVVAICLILSVVESKIILPAHLSHINTRKSAPKNILSKVWHYIQHGANSGLSFFSNVVYRPTIQFALTHRYAMLIGFISIFSLVMSMPFTGEIRTSFFPRIPGDTVRASLTMYSDVSYGQTQKALLEIEHKAYEADALLISSGKGQPEKSGIKNIETRAKGDQDGDFRIELRSDAPYTPRQFSAKWQQLAGTPEGVKSLRIRSAAETVDALYIEITSSDSSALDGAMDTLISALNQLPAVTGIEKFDAPLEDRLALELNEQGRLLGLSTQNLATQITTNFDGDTVQKYQRDNDEIKVKLGYVNNQQSTANDILSTQITLDSGTNIPLETVASFAKTEVKTNIIRIDGKRSYYLSAEVDKDILSSTEVVEFLQKNIMPNIEKQFSSVTFDFGGEAEEQAETESSLLDMFLLALLIIYALLAIPLKSYTQPAIIMMAIPFGIIGALLGHWMNDLSISIFSLNGIIALSGVVVNDSLLLVSRFNTLRKETMHVKKAIILACQGRLRAVLLTSFTTFAGLIPILWETSRQAQALIPAAVSLGYGIMFATFITLVLIPVLLLIQEDIHLVWIKITKRTTKETSDIVS, encoded by the coding sequence ATGTCGAGCGACCCACAACACAGAGGCATTATCCCTTGGTTTGCTGGCAACCCTGTTGCGGCAAACCTGTTAATGCTGCTCGTTATTGCATTGGGCGCCATCAGTGTAGGAAGCCTCAACAAAAAGAGCTTCCCGACTCTTCCTCCTAACGGCATCGACGTTTCCGTTAGCTACGACAGCGGTTCCGCTAAGGCAAGCGAAGAAAGTATTGCGATACCGATAGAGCAAAAACTGCAAGGTGTAGAAGGCATTAAAAACACCATGTCTTCCTCCAGCGCAAGCGGTGCAGGCGTCAATATAGAAGTCAAAGACGGCTATGACTTAGACGAGGTTTACACCAGTATAAAAGAAGAAATTGGAGAAATGACCTTCCCAAGTGAGGCCGATCCCGCGAGCATTACCAAAGACACGCGCTCAGAACTTGCCATTATCATCCAAATGTTTGGCGACACTGACCGACGCACATTACAAAAGCTGGCGTATGATTTAAAAACGGATTTACTGACCGATCAAGAAATCAATTCCGTTTCGATATCGGGTGCACTCGACCTCATCATGGCAATAAGTGTCGATAAAAACAAATTAGACGCCTATGGGTTAACACTGACGGAAGTCAGCACCGCGATTAACGCCGAATCTTCCACCGCTAAAGTAGCCACACTGAGCAATAAAGACATTTACCTGACAATAAGTGCATCAGAACAAGATTACTTCAAAAGCCAATTTGCCTCCATTCCCATAAAATCCTTTTCCAACGGTGGACAGCTTTTACTAGGAGAGATAGCGTCGATAAAAGACACGTTTGACGACAGCGACTTCGTATTATCTCGCTTTAATCAAAAAAACAGCCTTGCATTGCGGATCAATACCATAGGTCAAGACGACATCATAAACACGGTTGAAGCAACCAAAAAAGTCGTCGATAAATGGCAAAACTCAAATCGTTTGCCGCCGAGTGTCGAGTTAGTCACGTGGAATGACCGAAGCACTTCCATTAACCAACGACTCGAACTGATGGTAAAGAACGCGTTAACAGGCGTATTTCTAGTCTTTGTTCTTTTGGCTGTCTTCTTAAATATTACGGTCGCATTTTGGGTCGCAATGGGATTGCCGTTTATTTTCTTCGGCACCTTATTCGCAATGGGAAGCGAGTTAACCGGTCTCAGTTTAAACTTGATAACCACATTTGGCTTCATTCTAGCGCTTGGCATTGTCGTCGATGATGCTGTTGTCGTTGGTGAGAGCATCTACGATGTTCGTTCCAAAGACGGTGATACGCTGGGCAATACGATTAAAGGAACGATGAACGTCGCTGTGCCTACGCTATTTGGCGTGTTTACTACCGTTGCTGCATTTTGGGCATTATCGAATATTGACGGACGTTTGGGCCAAATTTATTCACAATTTGCGATTGTCGTCGCCATTTGTCTCATTTTGTCGGTGGTTGAGTCCAAAATTATTCTGCCAGCGCACCTTTCACACATCAACACTCGTAAAAGTGCACCTAAGAATATTCTTTCGAAAGTGTGGCATTACATCCAACATGGTGCGAACTCTGGACTCTCCTTCTTTAGTAATGTTGTGTATCGACCAACAATACAATTTGCCTTAACACACAGATACGCCATGCTGATTGGGTTCATTTCAATCTTCTCTCTTGTTATGTCGATGCCGTTTACGGGCGAAATTCGAACCAGCTTTTTCCCAAGAATTCCGGGGGATACGGTACGAGCATCACTCACTATGTACAGTGATGTAAGCTATGGTCAGACACAAAAAGCACTGTTAGAAATCGAACACAAAGCGTATGAAGCAGACGCTTTGCTTATCTCTTCGGGTAAAGGTCAACCTGAAAAATCTGGTATAAAGAACATAGAAACCAGAGCCAAAGGGGATCAAGATGGCGACTTCCGCATCGAGTTACGCAGCGATGCGCCCTATACCCCACGACAATTTTCGGCGAAGTGGCAACAATTAGCAGGAACGCCAGAAGGCGTGAAAAGTCTGCGTATACGAAGCGCAGCGGAAACCGTCGATGCGCTGTATATCGAAATAACCAGCAGTGATTCATCCGCACTCGATGGTGCAATGGACACGTTAATCTCGGCACTCAATCAACTACCAGCCGTCACCGGAATCGAAAAGTTTGATGCCCCCCTTGAAGACAGATTAGCACTCGAACTTAACGAGCAAGGAAGATTACTCGGGCTATCAACCCAAAACCTTGCAACCCAAATCACCACCAATTTTGATGGCGATACGGTGCAAAAGTATCAAAGAGACAATGACGAAATAAAAGTCAAACTAGGCTATGTAAACAATCAACAATCGACTGCCAACGATATATTAAGCACACAAATCACCCTCGATAGTGGAACGAATATCCCCTTAGAAACAGTGGCGTCCTTCGCTAAAACAGAAGTAAAGACAAACATTATTCGAATCGATGGAAAGCGCTCTTATTATCTGTCTGCCGAAGTCGATAAAGACATTCTTTCGTCTACGGAAGTCGTGGAGTTTCTTCAGAAAAATATCATGCCGAATATTGAGAAACAGTTTTCCAGCGTGACGTTCGACTTTGGTGGAGAAGCAGAAGAGCAAGCGGAAACGGAATCTTCTTTACTTGATATGTTCCTTCTAGCGCTTCTCATCATTTATGCGCTTCTCGCCATTCCACTTAAATCCTATACGCAGCCTGCTATCATCATGATGGCGATTCCGTTTGGTATCATCGGCGCGCTATTGGGCCATTGGATGAATGACCTTTCGATCAGCATTTTTTCACTTAACGGCATTATTGCGTTAAGCGGCGTCGTCGTTAACGATAGCTTATTGTTAGTTTCGAGGTTTAATACGCTTCGAAAAGAAACAATGCATGTGAAGAAAGCCATCATTCTAGCCTGCCAAGGTCGTTTAAGAGCGGTGTTGCTAACCTCTTTCACAACGTTCGCTGGCCTTATCCCGATTCTTTGGGAAACCTCACGACAAGCACAAGCCTTAATCCCAGCGGCCGTGTCGTTAGGTTATGGCATTATGTTCGCCACCTTCATCACGCTTGTTTTAATTCCAGTTCTGCTTCTTATTCAAGAGGATATTCATTTAGTTTGGATAAAAATCACTAAACGAACGACCAAGGAAACAAGCGACATCGTCAGCTAA
- a CDS encoding efflux RND transporter periplasmic adaptor subunit, with translation MKYITQWAVLCLALVIAAGSYWYINDALQDESGSTAFLGEGGGPRPGKGPGGPKGETGGGSRRGESAQTGKQQSVRANEQESEKAIVISVVTVSPSSYAPTINATGLVKPRYDLTLTSKVSGEVTHISSQFELGKRVKKGDELIRLSNKELNSAVADARKTLASAELALKEEERQGEQAQAEWKAAGFAGKPDSDLVLRKPQLADAKATVNAAKASLSEAIDDLKHTKITAPFDALIVSQDVTPGANISANGELATLYSTDRAEISLNLSSSDWAKLPETKTLLGSNWLALITSIDSDIRWDGSVIAASQHIDTSTRMRSLTIGLMSPLDQAQPLLPGAFVSVSLKGKQIDQLWKLPSTALSQQSEIWYLDDENRLNAFEVTPLFSDSDSIYIPVPIAFLEQPYHVLVKPFSSYLKGMLAKPAEVNE, from the coding sequence ATGAAATATATTACCCAATGGGCAGTGCTCTGCCTTGCCCTGGTTATCGCGGCCGGAAGCTATTGGTACATTAACGACGCATTACAAGACGAGTCTGGAAGTACTGCGTTTTTAGGTGAAGGCGGTGGACCGCGACCAGGCAAAGGCCCGGGAGGTCCAAAAGGCGAAACCGGCGGTGGATCTCGCAGAGGGGAATCAGCACAAACAGGTAAACAACAGTCTGTCAGAGCAAACGAGCAAGAATCCGAAAAAGCCATTGTTATTAGCGTCGTAACAGTATCACCCTCCTCTTATGCGCCGACGATTAACGCAACGGGTCTAGTAAAACCAAGGTATGACCTCACATTGACCAGTAAAGTGAGCGGTGAAGTCACTCACATTTCCTCGCAATTTGAGTTAGGGAAACGCGTTAAAAAAGGCGACGAACTGATCCGACTGTCCAATAAAGAGCTTAACTCTGCTGTTGCCGATGCTCGAAAAACGCTCGCAAGCGCAGAATTAGCCCTAAAAGAAGAAGAGCGCCAAGGAGAACAAGCACAAGCAGAATGGAAGGCGGCAGGCTTTGCAGGAAAGCCTGATTCAGACTTAGTTTTAAGAAAACCTCAACTCGCCGATGCGAAAGCCACTGTCAACGCAGCCAAAGCCTCTCTATCTGAGGCAATAGACGACCTAAAACACACGAAGATCACCGCACCGTTCGATGCGTTGATTGTGTCGCAAGATGTCACCCCAGGCGCCAATATCAGTGCAAATGGTGAGCTAGCAACACTGTACAGCACTGATCGAGCGGAAATATCGTTAAATCTTTCAAGCTCCGATTGGGCCAAACTTCCAGAGACGAAAACACTATTAGGATCAAATTGGCTAGCCCTAATAACCAGCATTGATTCCGATATACGTTGGGACGGCAGTGTGATTGCGGCCAGCCAGCATATCGACACCTCAACACGAATGCGCAGCCTAACCATCGGTCTAATGTCTCCACTAGACCAAGCACAACCGCTTCTCCCCGGAGCCTTTGTTTCCGTGAGCCTTAAAGGAAAGCAAATTGATCAACTCTGGAAACTGCCTTCAACGGCATTAAGCCAACAAAGCGAAATTTGGTATTTAGACGATGAAAACCGCCTTAACGCGTTTGAAGTCACGCCCTTATTCTCCGACTCTGACTCGATCTATATTCCCGTACCCATTGCATTTCTAGAGCAGCCGTACCATGTACTTGTCAAACCGTTTAGCAGTTACCTAAAGGGTATGCTTGCTAAGCCAGCTGAGGTAAATGAATAA
- a CDS encoding TolC family protein: protein MTVNAIKKLGTLAICLPLLACSTLGTEENSRENFAEKAQQDLTNVEESRSIEWQALDTATQNNYLTDLIQDSTLNKVIQQALNANPSLQKTALTLKASQWKLKSNQGEHLPSVEAGLGADRSKSSDTNYSAKISVSWELDLWQKLADSEKATAKSLASEAALYQASKDALVANVMKTWLALTAKQHAIAIEEKRLALLESNEALIVKRFKNGLDNLEKLDEARTSSSQSRASLLEYQENLAIKKRELEILLGSDEAILIPINNHYPNVDLTFNNLHTQRLQRRPDLKSAFLDIQAADLNTSVAYKDMLPSFSLSAALNDSADSPSSALFTAPIWSLAAQLTQPLYKGGQLKAAAEVAKLNTAQAYQAYRDTLLTAVNEVENALGQEKVLQQQVQHISAALKSSQSNLDQYQKKYRSGLIELSELITVQKTTFDLEAQLDELIYNHLANRVTLGLALGLGVAEQ, encoded by the coding sequence ATGACAGTTAATGCCATAAAAAAATTAGGGACACTTGCAATCTGCTTACCGCTTTTAGCCTGCAGTACGTTAGGCACTGAAGAAAATAGTAGAGAAAACTTTGCGGAAAAAGCGCAACAAGACCTAACGAACGTAGAAGAGAGTCGATCTATTGAGTGGCAAGCGTTAGACACCGCCACTCAAAATAACTACCTCACGGACCTGATCCAAGACAGCACTCTAAATAAAGTCATTCAACAAGCATTGAATGCCAACCCTAGCTTGCAAAAAACAGCACTTACTCTAAAAGCCAGCCAGTGGAAACTAAAAAGCAATCAAGGCGAGCACCTCCCTTCTGTGGAAGCGGGTCTAGGAGCTGACAGAAGTAAATCCAGTGACACTAACTATTCAGCCAAGATCAGTGTTAGCTGGGAGCTTGATTTATGGCAAAAGTTAGCAGATTCAGAAAAAGCCACAGCGAAAAGCTTAGCCAGTGAAGCCGCGCTATATCAAGCGAGCAAAGATGCGCTTGTCGCCAATGTAATGAAGACATGGCTCGCACTGACAGCAAAACAACATGCGATCGCAATAGAAGAAAAACGCTTAGCACTGCTCGAATCTAATGAAGCATTAATCGTAAAGCGATTCAAAAATGGCTTGGACAACTTAGAAAAGCTGGATGAGGCGCGTACCTCTTCATCACAATCACGCGCCAGTTTACTAGAGTATCAAGAGAATCTAGCGATCAAAAAAAGAGAACTAGAGATCTTACTCGGAAGCGATGAAGCAATACTGATCCCCATTAACAATCATTATCCTAATGTGGATCTGACATTTAACAACCTACATACACAACGACTCCAACGCCGCCCGGACTTGAAGTCTGCCTTCTTAGATATTCAAGCGGCGGATCTTAATACGTCCGTCGCCTACAAAGATATGCTGCCCTCTTTTAGCCTAAGCGCTGCTCTCAACGACTCAGCAGACTCACCAAGCTCGGCTTTATTCACAGCACCAATTTGGTCTCTCGCCGCACAGTTAACTCAACCGCTTTATAAAGGCGGACAACTCAAAGCAGCGGCTGAAGTTGCTAAGCTCAATACAGCGCAAGCTTATCAGGCCTATAGGGACACACTACTCACCGCAGTAAATGAAGTTGAAAATGCATTAGGGCAAGAAAAAGTCTTGCAACAACAGGTTCAACACATTTCAGCCGCACTCAAGAGCTCGCAGAGTAATTTAGATCAATATCAAAAAAAGTATCGATCAGGGCTGATTGAATTAAGCGAGCTAATAACAGTGCAAAAAACAACCTTTGACCTTGAAGCTCAACTCGATGAGCTTATTTACAACCACCTTGCAAACAGGGTGACGTTAGGACTGGCATTAGGGCTAGGAGTCGCAGAACAATGA